A window from Fragaria vesca subsp. vesca linkage group LG5, FraVesHawaii_1.0, whole genome shotgun sequence encodes these proteins:
- the LOC101303037 gene encoding cyclin-dependent kinase F-4-like: MLSLNKERAALCSSGRMERYKLIKEVGDGTFGTVWRAINKQTGEVVAIKKMKKRYYSWEECISLREVKSLRRMSHPNIVKLKEVIREHDILYFVFEYMEFNLYQLMKDKEKLFPEAQVRNWCFQVFQGLAYMHQRGYFHRDLKPENLLVTKELIKIADFGLAREIESQPPYTEYVSTRWYRAPEVLLQSYLYSSKVDMWAMGAIMAELFSLRPLFPGVSEADEIHKICSVIGTPNKDTWADGLRLARDINYQFPQFAGVHLSSLISSASDHAISLIRSLCSWDPSKRPTAAEALQHPFFQSCYYVPPSLRPKTTARTPPFAGTRGALEQQSARKVSGTLSNSKLTSSFPSPKLHASIGTGVHRKLDMANQDAKKNDKYLKSSTNQQKYRPPGKSSPTASVNKGRVARGVSDASEKLTNMTIGSRRQSVGQPLRPPPMKAGAQWIGETGNLYLRPVQEIQPGRAYSRKVAG; the protein is encoded by the exons ATGCTTTCACTGAATAAAGAAAGAGCTGCTTTGTGTTCCTCTGGAAGAATGGAGAG GTACAAGTTAATAAAGGAAGTTGGTGATGGAACATTTGGGACTGTGTGGCGAGCTATTAATAAGCAGACTGGTGAAGTT GTTGCAATCAAAAAAATGAAGAAAAGATATTATTCGTGGGAGGAGTGCATAAGTCTTCGAGAAGTTAAG TCATTGCGTAGAATGAGTCATCCAAATATTGTGAAGCTCAAGGAAGTCATCAGAGAACATGACATCTTGTACTTTGTGTTTGAATATATG GAGTTTAATCTGTACCAGCTAATGAAAGATAAGGAAAAGCTTTTCCCTGAAGCTCAAGTCAGAAATTGGTGTTTTCAAGTTTTTCAAGGCCTTGCTTACATGCATCAGCGTGGATATTTTCATCGTGACCTTAAGCCAG AGAACTTGTTGGTTACCAAAGAGTTGATCAAAATTGCTGACTTTGGTCTTGCACGGGAAATTGAATCCCAACCACCATACACTGAATACGTGTCGACACGCTG GTACCGAGCTCCTGAAGTGCTGCTTCAGTCATACCTGTATAGCTCTAAAGTTG ATATGTGGGCGATGGGTGCAATCATGGCTGAGTTGTTTAGTCTTCGCCCTCTCTTTCCGGGTGTTAG TGAAGCAGATGAGATACACAAGATTTGCAGTGTGATTGGCACTCCAAACAAGGATACATGGGCTGATGGGCTTCGTCTTGCAAGGGATATCAACTACCAATTTCCACAG TTTGCTGGTGTGCATCTTTCTTCTCTGATTTCATCCGCTAGTGATCATGCAATTAGCCTCATTAGA TCACTTTGTTCTTGGGACCCTTCCAAGAGGCCAACAGCTGCAGAGGCTCTCCAGCATCCTTTCTTCCAG AGTTGCTATTATGTTCCACCATCCCTTCGTCCCAAAACGACTGCTAGGACACCACCATTTG CCGGAACAAGGGGAGCATTGGAGCAGCAATCTGCTAGAAAGGTCTCTGGGACATTATCCAATTCAAAGCTCACTAGTAGTTTTCCGTCTCCAAAGTTGCATGCTTCTATAGGCACTG GTGTGCACCGCAAACTGGATATGGCTAACCAG GATGCTAAAAAGAATGATAAATACTTGAAGAGCTCTACCAATCAACAAAAATATCGTCCCCCTGGAAAGAGCAGTCCCA CAGCCTCTGTGAACAAGGGAAGGGTTGCACGTGGAGTTTCAGATGCATCTGAGAAGCTAACGAACATGACAATTGGTTCCCGCAGGCAATCTGTGGGGCAACCTCTGCGCCCACCTCCCATGAAAGCTGGAGCCCAATGGATTGGCGAGACAGGAAACTTGTATCTCAGGCCCGTTCAAGAGATCCAACCTGGCAGAGCCTATTCTCGGAAAGTCGCGGGATGA